A single genomic interval of Nonomuraea rubra harbors:
- a CDS encoding oxidoreductase, with protein MPNETNESPVWLITGCSSGLGRALAQHALERGDRVAVTARDRAAVTGLAGRYGDRALALQLDVTDPASVAAAVQACEQAFGRIDVLVNNAGYGYLAAVEEGEEAAVRALFDTNVHGVVTVLKAVLPGMRARRSGRIVNVSSFGGLAAFAATGYYHATKFALEGLSESLAAELAPLGIAVTIAEPGGLRTRWAGASMRQSPIRLDDYEQTAGKRREATLAVSGRQPGDPARAAAAIAAAVDTGMPPLRLLLGSDALAGARARLERMRGEIDANEALTTSVDLGER; from the coding sequence ATGCCGAACGAAACCAATGAATCGCCCGTATGGCTGATCACCGGATGCTCCAGCGGCCTGGGCCGCGCCCTGGCCCAGCACGCGCTGGAGCGGGGCGACCGAGTAGCCGTCACCGCCCGCGACCGCGCGGCCGTGACCGGCCTCGCAGGCAGGTACGGTGACCGTGCGCTGGCTCTGCAGCTCGACGTCACCGACCCCGCGTCGGTCGCCGCGGCGGTCCAGGCGTGCGAGCAGGCGTTCGGTCGCATCGACGTGCTGGTCAACAACGCCGGATACGGGTACCTGGCCGCCGTCGAAGAGGGCGAGGAGGCCGCGGTACGTGCCCTGTTCGACACCAACGTGCACGGTGTGGTGACGGTACTCAAGGCCGTGCTGCCCGGCATGCGGGCCCGCCGCTCGGGGCGCATCGTCAACGTCTCCTCCTTCGGTGGCCTGGCCGCCTTCGCCGCCACCGGCTACTACCACGCCACGAAGTTCGCGCTGGAAGGACTGTCGGAGTCACTGGCCGCGGAGCTCGCGCCGCTCGGCATCGCGGTGACGATCGCGGAGCCCGGCGGCCTGCGTACCCGGTGGGCCGGGGCGTCGATGCGGCAGTCCCCGATCCGCCTGGACGACTACGAGCAGACCGCCGGCAAGCGCCGTGAAGCCACGCTCGCCGTGTCCGGCCGCCAGCCCGGCGACCCGGCCCGGGCGGCCGCGGCCATCGCCGCGGCCGTGGACACCGGGATGCCGCCGCTGCGGCTGCTGCTCGGTTCTGACGCGCTCGCCGGAGCGCGCGCCCGCCTGGAACGGATGCGAGGCGAGATCGACGCGAACGAGGCGCTGACCACGAGCGTGGACCTGGGGGAGAGGTGA